Proteins encoded by one window of Aspergillus puulaauensis MK2 DNA, chromosome 4, nearly complete sequence:
- a CDS encoding EMI1 family protein (BUSCO:EOG092656IY;~COG:S;~EggNog:ENOG410PR9N;~InterPro:IPR021475;~PFAM:PF11326), with protein MGWLWNSSSSKKDESQPTQPPPASSTQDNLPTPPPQQSRKLSREEQADAEFAELWQSVKNDISQSEPQQSPASDTQSSPGSIAPDSLYPDTMSCRSAFDYAFFCQSLGGQFVNVYRYGEMRSCSEHWENFWLCMKTRTFSDNEKRRVIREHNRRKAIKYKTGPSSEDVWEVRMEPVKGAFQGDFAALEREMEAEEKAQAQARHPSSTI; from the coding sequence ATGGGCTGGCTTTGgaattcctcgtcctctAAAAAGGACGAGTCTCAACCGACTCAACCTCCACCTGCATCTTCAACACAAGACAATctaccaacaccaccaccacaacaatCACGGAAACTCAGCCGGGAAGAGCAAGCAGACGCCGAATTCGCCGAATTATGGCAGAGCGTGAAAAATGATATCAGCCAGTCTGAACCGCAACAATCCCCAGCATCCGATACGCAATCTTCGCCAGGATCTATAGCTCCCGATTCCCTCTACCCCGATACCATGTCCTGTCGCTCGGCCTTTGATTACGCTTTCTTCTGCCAATCGTTAGGCGGTCAGTTTGTTAACGTTTATCGATATGGTGAGATGCGGTCGTGCAGTGAGCACTGGGAGAATTTCTGGCTGTGTATGAAGACAAGGACATTCAGCGACAATGAGAAGAGGCGCGTAATTCGGGAGCATAATCGGAGGAAAGCGATCAAATATAAGACGGGTCCGAGTAGTGAGGATGTGTGGGAAGTACGGATGGAACCGGTCAAGGGTGCCTTTCAGGGAGACTTTGCGGCTTTGGAGAGGGAAatggaggcagaggagaaagCTCAGGCGCAGGCGCGGCACCCGTCCAGTACCATT